The DNA region GATCCTACAGGAAATCCTATAGGCTATAGGCCCGACTTATTGAAGCTACTTAAAAAAATAGCGCCTGATTCTGAAATCGACGATTTAAAAATTCGTCAACAACAAAATGATAAAGGTTGTGGGCCATTTGTTGTAGATAATTTAATTAAGATGGCAAAGGGAGAACCAATTCTTACCGCAGAAGAATCTAAAGGTGATAGGGAAGCAAAATTACGGGAAGAACATCAATCTATTATTGAATCAGGGGTAAAGACCCGACAAATTCAGCAAGCATTAACAGAACGTCAGAAGAGTGTAAGCCCCTCCTGTAAGCCTACTACTACGGTTGCTAGTATGATTAGTAATCAAACTCAGAGAAAAGGGTGGGGGAGATAAACAACAGACTTCCTGTCGATCTAGTAGCTGATTTTGTTGTCAACACTTGAAAATTGCTTTAATTGTTTCAAACTTTTGTATTATACTTGAATAATGTTAAAAATTGTGTAAGAATAAATAGATTAATTATAAAATGAGTGGAGTATGATCAATATATCAGCAATAGGCAATAAGATGTATAATTATACTAGGAAATTTTTTAAGGAACAAGATACCAAAAGCTATGAGGGACATTTTAAAAGAATGTTGCATAACCTAATTGAACTCCCGAAAGAAGGAGTAAAGGAGTGCGCGACATATTATAAAATAGCTGAGCTGACGCTAGAATCAACCTATCAAAATATTTTAGGTAAGTTCTATAATAATATGACAAAAATTGCTGAATTTATTGATCATCATGTAACGCCTTTTTCTGACCTCCTTACTGGGCTTTTATCAAAACAAGTTGACAATTATAAAACCCTAATGGCTACTACCAATTTACCAAAAGAGCCCTCTGCCCCGCCTGAAGAATCACTACTCTTGGCACCCTTAAGCCCCCCTCCATCTTATGAAGAAACAATCTCTAATGACTTGCTGCCCTATAAGGAAGCAGTTTCACGTCTCCCCCTACTCTCGTTCGTGGTACCCTCTGCCCCGCTCGAAGAATTACTACCCTCAGCGCCCCCTGGCCCCCCTCCATCTTATGAGGAATCAAACTCTTATAATGATTTGCGCTATAAGGAAGCAGATGCAAGGGTCCCCCTAATTTCACCTATAACGCCCTCTGCCCCACCCCTCGAAGGATTACTGCCTTCAGCGCCGCCAGAAGAGCTCCCGCCATCTTATGAGGAATCAAACTCTTATAATGACTTGCTGCTCTATAAGGAAACAGCTTCACGGGGCTCCCTATGCTCTCCAGCAAAACCCTCTGCCCCACTCGAAGAATTATCCCCCTTGGCTCCCCCATTACCGCCACCAGCATATGAAGAGGTAGCAAGCTCAAAATTACCTTCCGCTCCGCCTTCATTCCCCTTAGAAAATATGTTGACTGGGGTGGATGTGTTTTCTTTCCTAGATAAACTACCCTCCCTTAAGCTAGCTCTATCATATTTACCCCTTAACAAAAGAAATGAGATGGAAGATACTGGTAGTAAGGAACAAAATGCTGCTATAACATTAATAGATTTGGCAGGGTCTTATCCAATAACCTGTGAATATTAGATTCTGTGAATATTTCTATCTAATTAAAAAGGGGCTAAAATTTTGTCAATACTGCCTAGGTTGTGTTGACAAAAAATTTAACGTAACCAAATTAAAGTTCCTGCAAAATTTAGGAAAGCTAAGAAGGTGTCGGGAATTTTATCAAACCTAGAGAATATGCGTCTAAAATGTTTAATTTTACTGAAAAAACATTCTATTAAATGTCGTTCTTTATAAATATGTTTATCGTATTCACGTTGTACTTTACGGTTACATTTCGGCGGAATAACAACCTTACAACCCTTATTCTCTAAGCTTTTTACAAAGGCACTACTATCATACCCCTTATCTGCTATCAAGGTAATATCGTGGATATCTTTGGTAAGATTTTCAGCTTGAGTAATATCGTTCCTCTGCCCAGCAGTCAGAATAAACTTCAAAGGATTACCAAGCGCATCAACTTTAGTATGAATTTTAGTACTAAAACCACCTTTACTTCTACCTAAGGCTGCTTGCTCTTGATTGCCTTTGTGATACCCAGATGAACAAGCATGTGCTCTGACAATAGTCGCATCGATTATAGTTGATTCCATATCTGCATCCCTTGTTACATAATCCATTAATGCTTCCCATATACCCTGTTCTACCCATCTCTTAAATCTACGATAAATACTGTACCAATATCCATAATATTCAGGTAAAAGGCGCCATTGACATCCGCTCCTGGTTACAAACCATATCGCCTCAATAAATTTCCTTAAGCTAGCTTCATCATGGCTATGTATTCCTTTAGTTTGTTTTAAAAATGTTATAATTACTTCCCATACTCGTTCATTTATGTAATACTTCATTGTGGTGGTTTCTTTGTTTCAATGACTGAAAACTACCACTTAGTATTATTATTGCAATCCTCTATCTCTTATACCTCAACCTTATTTTTTTTGTCAACACAACCTAGGTTCTGTGAAGGTTTCTATGTATACGCAATGGATTTCAAGAGTTGGATTTTATTTGGCAGGGGTGAGCGCGCGGAGCGTACAACTAAGTACGTGAGCACGCGAAACCACGATAAAATGAAAAAACAACTCTTGAAAGGCGAAGAGTATAATGAGTAGATTTATAGGCATTTTTGCTCACAGAACCGTAGTGTACTAAAGTACGTGAGCAGCCTCGATTTTTAGGGCACGACGACGCCAATTCTTGAAGTTCCAAGAAGTATATCTATATAATCACCAGTCAGAAAGAGGAATAATATGTTAAAAGATGTATTAATAGTTGCATTATTAAGTGGGGGCCATTATGTAGGCGATGATAATAACGTTCGGGGCATTGGCATGGCCTTAGAATCGAGGGATTTTCACAATATAACATACGAAACTGCCATACACAAAAACCAAGCAGGAGCATATAGTTTAGAACCTAAAAAAATCTTAGCTATTCAAAATATGATCCATAATAAGACAGCTCTAGTAATAGGTGCGGGCATTGATGGTATGGAAGTACTAAATTCTTTACAAAAAGAACCACAACATGTGTTTATTTGGAGCGGCCATCAACTACCTAACCAGGTTAGAGAGCATTTATCTAATTTAAATATAATTATTATCCCTAAGTCAGCAATAGATGAACAAAGTCAGCATATTTTTAGTAGCGCGAAAGTGCAATTAATAACCACCATTGGCGTTCCACATAACAAAACTAAGGAAGATATAATTAAAAGTTATAATGAATGGATCGAGAAGGATAAAATAACAATCCTTGATAATGCTAAAATTTTGTTAGTAGCCTTACCTGGAGATGCTCCAGATAAGGCGGGCCAGATGAAATATTATACTAAAGAGTCCGCAGAACAACTAGGGACACAGCTAGGCAGCATAGCGAATGCTCAAAATATGATAATGCTAGTTACTAATGGACCTAGAACGGGGCAAAATGATCCTATTACTGGTGAAAAATTGCCTCTACATAAGGTAGGTGATATAATAGATTCAGTCAGCAAGAGTTTTTTAACAGCTGCTAAAAACCAATTGGATAGCACAAAGATTATATTTGATAATTTTAATTTTGACTCCCCTAGTTTATTCAACGCTTTTTTGGGAGCAGTATATTTAAATGATAGAAATAGCGTAGCTATAATAGGAGGCGATTCTACAAGTCAAGTGACTGAAGCAACTAACCTGCTTAAACCTGGGCAAGTTTATATTGTGAGTAATAATGCTATGAACGAAAGTCACCATAAACATAATGACAACGTTATAGATCATAAGTATGCCCAGCAGCTTTTACCTAATGCGCAATCTTTATCATTTAAAGATACGCAACTACCTTTAATACCAACCGATGCATCCATCGCAGCGGAAGGCATTATACAAGTTTTAGGAGGATTGTCTGAATAAACTAAATTCAATATAATTCGTTATATTGAATTTAGTTTATTATAATTACAATAAGTTATTATGATCAGCATTATTTCTCCGGCCAAATCGCAGGATTTTCTTCTGCCAATAATTGATATACCACCAACACAACCATATTTTATCGATGAAACGCGTCATTTAGTACAAATATGTCAAAAACTATCACAAAACCAAATTAAACAATTAATGCATGTTAGTGATAAAATTGCTGAATTGACCTATAATAGATTCCAAGATTTTGATAATCAGATATCTAAGCAAGCGATATTTGCTTATAACGGGGACGTTTATATTAGTATTGCAAAACAAGATTTTTCTCAAGAGCAAATTAATTTTTTGCAAAATCATTTACTTATTATATCAGGATTATATGGAGTGCTTAGGCCACTTGATTTAATTAAGGACTATAGACTCGAAATGTCAGTCACCCTACCAAATGCAGGCAAACTATCCAATTTTTGGCAAGACTATATAACTAATCATATAAATCAAATGCTAGCAACTCATTCATATAAATACCTAATCAATTTAGCATCAAATGAATACGCTAGTACAGTAAATCAACATAATTTGCATTACCCAATTATTAATATTCATTTTAAAGAAGCTAGAAATAATATCTTACAGGTGATAGGAATAAATGCTAAAAAAGCTAGGGGTAGTATGATAAACTACATTGCAACAAATCTTATAGATAATCCAGAAAAACTGAAAGATTTTACGGAATTAAATTATAAATATAATGCAAGTAAATCTTCAAATAAAGATTGGGTATTTATTAGACTTCCTGCATAAACCTATTTCCTTAACTTGAGTTAAATAGTACAAAATAATATGGAATTTGACCCTAACCTCTTATCACGTATCCAGTTTGCCTTTACTATAAGTTTTCACATCATTTTTCCATCATTTACCATTGGCCTTGCTAGTTGGCTGGCTGTAATAGAAGGATTATGGTTAAAAACCAATAACAATATCTATCAAGAAATATATAAATTCTGGGTTAAAATTTTTGCTGTTACTTTTGGTATGGGGGTAGTATCTGGAGTTGTTATGTCATATCAATTTGGTACTAATTGGTCTGGTTTTTCTGATAAAGTAGGGAATGTTCTAGGCCCGCTTTTAGGTTTTGAAGTACTTACTGCGTTCTTTCTAGAATCTTCTTTCCTGGGAATTATGCTATTTGGATGGAATAAAGTGAGTAAAAAAATGCATTTTGCCGCCACTTTAATTGTAGCCATTGGCACTATCATATCGGCTTTTTGGATAATTTCGGCAAATAGCTGGATGCACACTCCTAGAGGTTACTCCATAGGGGTTAATAATATCATATATCCATTAAATTGGTTAGAAATTATCTTCAACCCTTCTTTCCCCTATCGCTTCTGCCATATGATTATAGCTTCGTATTTAACCACTGCTTTCACAGTAGGGGGAGTTGCTGCCTGGTACCTTTTACAAGCAAAATACGTTGAGCATGCAAAAATTATGTTGAGCATGGCTATGTTAATGGCAATATTTGTGACTCCAATACAAATTTTTATTGGCGATCAACATGGGTTAAATACCCTAAAACACCAACCGGCAAAAATTGCTGCAATAGAAGGGATCTGGGAAACTGAGAAAGGGGCGGCCCTTAGATTATTTGGTTGGCCTGATGAACGTGAAGAGAAGACTAAATACTCGCTAGAAATACCTAAATTTGCCAGCTTGATCTTAACTCATAGATGGGATGGGGAAATAAAAGGATTAACAGAATGGGCCAAAACAAACCGCCCTCCTGTGTTAATAATATTTTTTGCTTTTAGAATTATGGTAGGTATTGGTATGTTAATGGCACTGACTGGTATCTTCGCTATTATTCTCACTCTACGTAAAAAATTATTTGATACAAAATGGTTTCAATGTTGGTGTGTGATCATGGCCCCCTCTGGTTTTATAGCAGTATTATCAGGATGGTTTGTTACAGAAATTGGCAGACAACCTTATGTCGTATATAATATAATTAAAACATCGGAAAGCTCCTCCCCCATATTAGGCCAATATATATTTATATCCTTAATTGCCTTTGTTGTAGTGTATAGTTTTGTATTTGGCGCTGGTATTTACTACATTTTAAATTTAATAAAAAAAGGACCTCGTATAATAAATGAAGAAGAAACATATGGCGCTCATAGCCTAGAAAATCCATTAACAGCAAGGTCAGACCTATGATTAATTTTTCTCCATATTTAGATCTGCCGTTAGCTTGGGGCGGGATAATTGGTATAGCTATTTTCCTCTATGTATTATTAGATGGTTTCGATCTAGGAATAGGTATATTATTCCCCTTTGCGCCCACTGATGATTGCCGTAATAAAATCATGAATTCGGTGGCACCGTTTTGGGATGGTAATGAAACTTGGTTAGTACTAGGAGGAGCGGGTTTATTTGTAGCGTTCCCACTAGCCTATTCAATTTTAATATCCGCCTTTTATATACCAGTCATTATAATGCTTTTAGGTTTAATATTCCGAGGAGTAGCTTTTGAGTTTAGATTTAAAACTTCTGCTAAATATCGATATATATGGGATTACTCCTTTCATTTTGGTTCAATTATTGCTACCTTCTTTCAGGGTACTATGCTTGGAGCTTTTGTTCAAGGTTTTAAGGTGGAAGGCAGAACATTTGCTGGTACTGTTTTTGACTTTTTAACCCCTTTTTCTATCATGACTGGAGTAGCATTAATGTTTGGCTATGCCTTACTTGGCTGCACTTGGTTGATAATGAAAACAGATGACAACACTCAGAGATGGGCACGCAAATGCGCATTATATGTATTAATGTACGTTATGCTATTTATTGGGTTAGTAAGTTTATGGGTACCATTTTTAAATGAAAGAATTCGAGTATTATGGTTTACTATGCCTAATTTTGCTTATCTCTCCGTAATTCCTATTTTAACTATTTGTACCTTCTTTATGTTGTGTACAGCTATTTGGCAAAATAAAGAATTTCAGCCATTTCTTTACGCAATCTTACTATTTATATTAGGTTATTTAGGACTTAGTATAAGCATTTGGCCCTTTATAGTACCACACCAAATTTCTTTATGGCAAGCAGCAGCAATAGCAGAAACCCAATCTTTTATGTTGATAGGTATCATCATTCTTTTACCAGTAATATTAGGATATACAGCTTTTTGTTATTATGTATTCCGTGGTAAATCAACCCACCACCCAATGTACTAAATTTATGATACTATATTCTAAATTAAGAAAGATTTTTACTTCCTTGAAGCTACCTAAAAGTCTTTTGACAAAAAAGACCAAAGAATGGTGGTGGTTTATTATATTATATTTAGGAGGATTAATATTTGTAATATCCTTATCTTATATTATAAAAATAATATTCTTAATGTTTAGCAAAACCCAGTAAAATAGCCTGTTAGTTAGTTAAAATAAGTGATTAATAATTGATTTAATTTATGTATACACCCTCCTCAGCGCATCCGCTCAATTTAAAACAATATCAAGAACTACCTTATATTGAAAAACGAAT from Candidatus Tisiphia endosymbiont of Beris chalybata includes:
- a CDS encoding IS5 family transposase translates to MKYYINERVWEVIITFLKQTKGIHSHDEASLRKFIEAIWFVTRSGCQWRLLPEYYGYWYSIYRRFKRWVEQGIWEALMDYVTRDADMESTIIDATIVRAHACSSGYHKGNQEQAALGRSKGGFSTKIHTKVDALGNPLKFILTAGQRNDITQAENLTKDIHDITLIADKGYDSSAFVKSLENKGCKVVIPPKCNRKVQREYDKHIYKERHLIECFFSKIKHFRRIFSRFDKIPDTFLAFLNFAGTLIWLR
- the yaaA gene encoding peroxide stress protein YaaA, translating into MISIISPAKSQDFLLPIIDIPPTQPYFIDETRHLVQICQKLSQNQIKQLMHVSDKIAELTYNRFQDFDNQISKQAIFAYNGDVYISIAKQDFSQEQINFLQNHLLIISGLYGVLRPLDLIKDYRLEMSVTLPNAGKLSNFWQDYITNHINQMLATHSYKYLINLASNEYASTVNQHNLHYPIINIHFKEARNNILQVIGINAKKARGSMINYIATNLIDNPEKLKDFTELNYKYNASKSSNKDWVFIRLPA
- the cydB gene encoding cytochrome d ubiquinol oxidase subunit II, producing the protein MINFSPYLDLPLAWGGIIGIAIFLYVLLDGFDLGIGILFPFAPTDDCRNKIMNSVAPFWDGNETWLVLGGAGLFVAFPLAYSILISAFYIPVIIMLLGLIFRGVAFEFRFKTSAKYRYIWDYSFHFGSIIATFFQGTMLGAFVQGFKVEGRTFAGTVFDFLTPFSIMTGVALMFGYALLGCTWLIMKTDDNTQRWARKCALYVLMYVMLFIGLVSLWVPFLNERIRVLWFTMPNFAYLSVIPILTICTFFMLCTAIWQNKEFQPFLYAILLFILGYLGLSISIWPFIVPHQISLWQAAAIAETQSFMLIGIIILLPVILGYTAFCYYVFRGKSTHHPMY
- a CDS encoding cytochrome ubiquinol oxidase subunit I → MEFDPNLLSRIQFAFTISFHIIFPSFTIGLASWLAVIEGLWLKTNNNIYQEIYKFWVKIFAVTFGMGVVSGVVMSYQFGTNWSGFSDKVGNVLGPLLGFEVLTAFFLESSFLGIMLFGWNKVSKKMHFAATLIVAIGTIISAFWIISANSWMHTPRGYSIGVNNIIYPLNWLEIIFNPSFPYRFCHMIIASYLTTAFTVGGVAAWYLLQAKYVEHAKIMLSMAMLMAIFVTPIQIFIGDQHGLNTLKHQPAKIAAIEGIWETEKGAALRLFGWPDEREEKTKYSLEIPKFASLILTHRWDGEIKGLTEWAKTNRPPVLIIFFAFRIMVGIGMLMALTGIFAIILTLRKKLFDTKWFQCWCVIMAPSGFIAVLSGWFVTEIGRQPYVVYNIIKTSESSSPILGQYIFISLIAFVVVYSFVFGAGIYYILNLIKKGPRIINEEETYGAHSLENPLTARSDL